From Salvelinus sp. IW2-2015 linkage group LG18, ASM291031v2, whole genome shotgun sequence, a single genomic window includes:
- the LOC111978332 gene encoding large ribosomal subunit protein bL27m, whose protein sequence is MAALASLMFKSRAGLLLPCQSSLVDWVRFASKKAGGSSKNLGGKSPGRRYGFKKTDGNYVHAGNILATQRLMRWQPGAHVGIGTNNTLYALEDGIVRFTKEVYVPAPRSTETFKVITKLPTGTVLYKTFINIVPNKQEGKFKLVDMF, encoded by the exons ATGGCGGCGCTCGCGTCCTTGATGTTCAAGTCCAGAGCAG GTCTTCTGCTCCCTTGCCAGTCCTCTCTTGTGGACTGGGTGCGCTTTGCATCCAAGAAGGCAGGCGGTAGCAGCAAGAACCTCGGGGGAAAGAGTCCCGGTCGCAGATATGGCTTCAAGAAAACAGACG GGAACTATGTCCATGCTGGCAACATCCTAGCAACACAGAGGCTCATGCGGTGGCAACCAGGAGCACAT gtggggATTGGAACCAACAACACCCTTTATGCCCTGGAGGATGGCATTGTCAGGTTCACTAAGGAGGTGTATGTTCCAGCTCCACGCAGCACTGAGACATTCAAGGTCATCACCAAGCTGCCCACGGGAACTGTGCTCTACAAGACCTTTATCAACATAGTGCCCAACAAACAAGAGGGCAAGTTCAAACTGGTTGACATGTTCTAA